The following are from one region of the Chelonoidis abingdonii isolate Lonesome George unplaced genomic scaffold, CheloAbing_2.0 scaffold1368, whole genome shotgun sequence genome:
- the LOC116837823 gene encoding protein FEV-like, with protein SGQIQLWQFLLELLSDRANLNCIAWEGTNGEFKLIDPDEVARRWGERKSKPNMNYDKLSRALRYYYDKSIMTKVHGKRYAYKFDFQGLAQVCQPAAPDHALYKFQGNLAPLPFSGISKLNLMASGVTPTSFSYWPGSAPTLYPGHSLQPSAPFSAMAASHINNMNNHYH; from the coding sequence GCAGCGGGCAGATCCAGCTGTGGCAGTTCCTCCTGGAGCTCCTGTCAGACCGCGCCAACCTGAACTGCATTGCCTGGGAGGGCACCAACGGGGAGTTCAAGCTGATCGACCCGGACGAGGTGGCCCGGCGCTGGGGCGAGCGCAAGAGCAAACCCAACATGAACTATGACAAGCTGAGCCGGGCCCTGCGCTACTACTATGACAAGAGCATCATGACCAAGGTGCACGGGAAGCGTTACGCCTACAAGTTCGACTTCCAGGGCCTGGCGCAGGTCTGCCAGCCTGCCGCCCCCGACCACGCCCTCTACAAGTTCCAGGGCAACCTGGCGCCCCTGCCCTTCTCGGGGATCTCCAAACTCAACCTCATGGCCTCGGGGGTGACGCCCACCAGCTTCTCCTACTGGCCGGGGTCTGCCCCCACCCTCTACCCCggccacagcctgcagccctccGCCCCCTTCAGCGCCATGGCCGCTTCCCACATCAACAACATGAATAACCACTACCATTAG